In the Lactobacillus paragasseri genome, ATGTATCTGCATGATAAAGATATTATTGGCTCTTCGATCTCTTCAGTTGATAAAGAGTTAGCTAAATATATTGATGATGCTATTAAGTCTAATAGTAAGCAAAATAAAATTATTAAATGGGGCGATCGCAAGTTTGAGATGGTGGTCCAGGATGATCTGGGTGTGGTTTACTTACTTGATATTACGCGTTACGCAAATATTGAAGAGAAGTATAAACAAGAAAGATTGGCAATTGGCTTAATATTTATTGATAACTATGACGAATTAAGCCAAGCAATGGGCGATCAAAACTTAACAAATATGAGTTCATATGTTCAAACTACTCTGAGCAAGTATGCTGGTCAATTTAACTCATATCTTAAGCGTATAGATGAAGATCACTTTATTTTGTTAACGCATATGCACGATTTAGCCAAAATGGAAGATAATAAGTTTTCTATTTTGGACAAGGTTAGAACTGAATCAAGTAGAAAGAATATGCCGCTGACCCTATCGATTGGGATTGCGTTTGGATCTGAAAGTTTAAATGAGATTGCCGACCAAGCACAATCTAATCTAGATCTAGCCTTAGGACGTGGAGGCGACCAAGTTGTTGTAAAACAATCAGGCCATGAAGCCCGCTTTTACGGTGGAAAATCTAATCCAATGGAAAAACGTACGCGAGTGAGAGCTCGAATGGTTTCTCAAGCTTTGGTAGAATTATTTAAAGGCGTTGATCACGTCTTTGTTCAAGGACATCGAAATCCAGACTTAGATGCTATCGGTTCAGCGATTGGAATTGTTAAGATTGCTAGAATTCATGGCGTGAAAGCTAGCGTCGTACTAGATGTTGACCACGTTAATTATGATGTAGGACGGTTAATTGCTAAAATGCAAGCTGCTGGAATTGATAAGGATGTATTTATTTCACCTAAAGATGCTCTTGAAGCAGCAACGGATGAGTCGCTTTTAGTTTTAACAGATCACTCTAAGTATAGTATTACTTATGATCCAGAACTTTATAAGCGCTTGAAGAATCGTTTAATCATTATTGACCATCACCGTCGAGGGGAAGAATTCCCAGAAAACCCAATGCTCGTATATATTGAACCATATGCATCTTCGACGTGTGAATTAGTAACAGAAATGATTGAATATCAACCGCAAGGCGGCGAGGGAGTCTTAACTGATTTAGAAGCTTCAGCAATGCTAGCTGGTATTACAGTTGACTCTAAAGAATTCTCCTTGAGAACTGGGACTAGAACTTTTGATGCTGCAAGCTACTTGCGATCAATTGGAGCAGATACTCAAGTCGTATCTGAGCTTTTGAAGGAAAATATTGATAATTACTTGCAAAGAAGTCATTTAGTTTCTACTATTGACATGATTGAACCAAATATGGCTCTCTTAATGGGAGAAGATAATAAGATCTATGATCCAATTATTACTGCCCAAGCTGCAGATACGGCTTTATCTCTTGAGCATGTAGATGCTAGTTTTGCATTAACTAGACGTAGTAAAGATGTAATTGGAATTTCGGCTCGCTCAATGGGAAATGTTAACGTTCAAGTAATTATGGAGAAATTAGGTGGCGGTGGTCACTTATCTAATGCAGCAACTCAAATTAAGGGCGTAACAGTTGAAGAAGCTAAAGATAAGTTGCTCGCTGCAATCAATGAATATCTTAAGGAAAATGAATAGGAGTGAAATTCATGAAGGTTATTTTTATTAAAGACATGAAGGGTAAAGGTAAGCGCGGAGAAGTTAAGAACGTACCAGATGGTTATGCTCAAAACTTCTTGATTAAGAATGGTTATGCAAAAGAAGCTACTAGCTCCAACTTAAATACCTTAAAGCGGGTTCAAAAAGCGGAAAAAGATGCTTATGAAGCAGAAAAAGCAGCAGCTGAAGACATTAAGCAGAAGCTTGAAGATGACAAGACAATTGTGAACTTCAAGTCAAAGGCCGGTACTGATTCTCGTTTATTTGGTTCTATTTCAGGTAAAAAGATCGTTGAAGGTCTTGAAAAGCAATACGGTATTAAGGTTGATAAGCGTAAATTAGAGCTCCCAGAGCCAATTAAATCTTTAGGATACACAAACGTACCTGTTAAACTATTTAAAGGCGTAGAAGCTGTAATTCGCGTTCACATTATGGAGCAAGACTAATAATGGATAATGTTGTTTCTCAACAAATTCCCCATGATAGTGAAGCAGAAAAGGCGGTCCTAGGGGCCGTCTTTTTAGATCCAGAAGCCATTATTGATGCTTCAGATATATTGCAACCTGATGATTTCTATGAGCATGCAAATAGAATTGTCTTTCAGGCAATGCTTAATATTTCTGATCGTGAGGAAGTAATTGACCCAGTAACTCTGCAAGATGAGTTAAAGAAAAATAATCAGGTAGATGATATTGGTGGGATTGCATATGTAACGGAGTTGTCAATGGCAACGCCAACGGCAGCCCATGTTACTTATTACGCTAAGATTGTAAAACGTAAGGCAATTCTCAGAAATTTAATTTCTACTAGTCAAAGAATTATTCAAAATGCCATTGAGGGTTCAGATGATGTAACTGATATCTTAGATGACGCTGAAAGCCAAATAATGGGTGTCTCACAGGATAATGCTAGTGGCGGGTTTAAGTCTATCCATGATGTCTTAAACACAACCATGGAGGAAATTAACTCTATTCCTGATGATGGAAATACAGTTACGGGTTTGCCATCAGGATTTTCTGAATTAGATAAGATGACGACTGGTTTTCACGATGATGAGTTGATTATATTGGCTGCTCGTCCTGGTGTTGGTAAGACTGCCTTTGCTTTGAATGTAGCGCAATTTGTTGGTTTAAAAACTGATAAAACTGTTGCTATGTTTTCACTAGAAATGGGAGCTGAGCAACTAGTTCAAAGAATGCTGGCTTCAGAAGGATTGATTGATTCACAGCACCTTAGAACTGGTCAATTAACTGATGAAGAATGGCGTAAATTAGTTGTTGCGGCAGGCTCTTTAGACAATACGAGTATCTATATAGATGACACGCCTGGAATTAAAATGAGCGAGATTCGCGCTAAAGCACGTAGGTTAGCTAAAGAAAAGGGAAACTTAGGATTAATTGTAATCGACTACTTGCAGTTAATTGAAGGACCACGTAGTGAATCACGTCAGCAAGAAGTTTCTGCAATTTCACGGCAATTAAAGAAATTAGCCAAAGAGCTACATATTCCAGTTATCGCTCTATCGCAGCTCTCTCGTTCGGTTGAACAACGTCAAGATAAGCGACCAGTCTTATCTGATATTCGTGAATCTGGTTCGATTGAACAGGATGCTGATATTGTTGCCTTTCTTTATCGTGATGATTATTATCGCGATGAACGGGATGAAGATGATGAAGGTGAAGTTGAGGCGGAAGAAGATAATGGTGAAGTAGAAGTAATTATTGAAAAGAACCGTTCTGGTACGCGCGGAACAGTTAAATTGATGTTCTCCAAGCCATATAACCGTTTTTCAAACCTTGACTATACTCATAATGAGGCTTAAGAAAATAATTTGTAAGCGTTTCATTAATTAGCTATACTTGAAGAGTTAAAAGTCTATTTTTTTAAATAATTGAATGAGAAGGTGTAAGTTGAATGGTAGAAAATAAATATGTAGGTAGTATCGAAGCTGGTGGTACTAAGTTTATCTTGGCAGTTCAAGATACAGAAAGCGGCGAAGTGGTAGCAAAGAAGAGAATTCCGACAACTGATGCAAAAGAAACTTTAGCAAAGAGCATTGAGTTCTTTAAAGAACATCCAGTATCTGCTTTGGGAATCGGAACTTTTGGCCCAATTGATATCAATCCAAATTCAAGAACATTTGGTTACATCTTAGATACGCCTAAGCGTGGCTGGTCTGGAACAAATGTTAAAGGTACTTTTGAAAAAGAATTGGACATTCCAGTTGTAATGACTACTGATGTTAATGCATCTTGTTACGGTGAATATATTGCGCGTGGTCGAGATAATTCTAAGACTTACTTTTATGTAACAATTGGAACGGGAATTGGTGCTGGTGCAGTTCAAGCTGGGAAGTTTATTGGCCTAAATAATCACCCAGAAATGGGACATATGTTAGTAACTCCTTATCCAGGTGATAATTACACCGGAAAATGTCCATTCCACGGTAATAAGTGTGTTGAAGGAATGGCAGCTGGACCTTCACTAGAAGGCAGAACCGGTATTCCTGGTGAAAAATTACCTCGAGACCATAAAGTATTTACTTACGTGTCTTACTATGTAGCACAATTATTGTTTAATGCTTATATGACTATGCGTCCTGATGTAATGGTTGTTGGTGGATCAGTTTTAAATGATCAAGATTTGGTACAAGTGCGTGGTTTCTTTAAAGAATTCAACAATAACTATGTTGCAACTCCAGACGTGGATGAATTAATTGTTCGTCCAGCTGTTGCAGATAATGGTTCTGCAACTTTAGGTGATTTTGAATTAGCTAAAGAAGCTTTAAAGAATAAATAAGTAATTTATATTAATGTTTATACTAAAAAAGCAACTTCAGTTTTGAAGTTGCTTTTTGTTTCACATGAAACATATGATTAACTACCATCGTAAGAGTCATCAACAATTGGACCTTTGCTTGAGTCATTGCCTAGTGGTTCTAAGTGTTCATTATGGCTAAGAAAAGGAAGATTGATGTACTGACGAGCGGTTGCCGTAATGTCAGAGATAATCTCATTAGCAATTAAACGTGCGTCAGGATCAAGAGCAAGATAGGCATGGCTAAATTGAATTGCACCACGAATTTTATTAGTTGTTAGTTGACTAGCTTCAGTAATTTTTTGTGACTCTAAAGCAGTAAAGAAGGCTAACCAGAAAGCTTCACGTTTTTCACGTGGAATCTTGGTATTCCAAGAGATAAAAGTACTTCTAATAATTCTGCTTGCATTGCTTAAACCTGGCGCCATTACAAAACTATTTCGTGCTACTTCCCAATGTAAAGGATTATGTTGCTTCATTAAATGTTTCATTCTACTTTTAACTACGATAACGCGTTCTGGATGGTCAAGCATCATTCCAAAAATTGATCCTTCAGGAACATAAGTCATCATTTTTGGAATTACGCGTTGAAATTCAATCTGGTTATACATTTCTTTCATGAAACCAGGACCATCGAAGCTATAAGCCTTAATTACTCTGTCTTGAAGGCTAGGAGAAGCTGCATAAAGTGCATAAGCGGCAAAATTTCCACCTTTTGAATGGCCTACTGTGTAGATTTTCTTATCAGGATAGGCTTGGGCCATTTTATCTAGATAATCTGCTGCTACGCTTTGACCAAAGATTTCTGGTTGATAACTCATATCGACGTCTTCATTTAGACCTACCATCGAACCATCAGTTCCGCGGTAAGCCACTAGAATAGTTTCTGAATCTAGCTCAATTGTCATTGCAGTGAACTGGACGGGTGGCTTTTTCTGAGAAAGGTGTGACCAATCGAGAAAACGCATATTTTTATAGCGGTCACTTAAGTTTACTAGTTCTGCCTCTAATTTATCTGAGTGAATTAAGGTTTTCTTTTGTATTAAGCGTTTTGTAGCTGCCTCAAGCGTATGACCTTTAACACTGGAATCAAAAGGAAGATAAGCAAAAGCAGCAAAAAGACCTGCATCTAAACTATTAAATGGTTCCCGATCTAATGTTAGATCACCCCGCCAGCGAACATAATCAAGTATTTTACCCAAGATAAAAGTCCTTTCGTTAACGGATATAGTACTTTCATTTTAATGCTTTTTTGATTAAAGACAAAAGAGGACGCTTAGTGCTAATTAGAAGCAACAAAAAAGAAGAGCTAAGTTGCTCTTCTTAGTGATTAAAATATTAATTGGATAGTTTCAAGAGGAGATAAAGGAGCCTTAATTGAAGCGACATTATCTGTTACCTCAATTTTTACTGCTTCTTTTTCAACACTATTATCGCGTCGTCGAATTAAAGTAGCTGTATTAGAAGGTAGAGGTTTACTTAAATGCCAGTTGATCTCTTGGTAACCATCTAAGTTGAAATTGGCTAGCCAGACAATTTTACCGTTTTCTTGAATGTTTAATTTGACGTGAGGCATATTGATTAAATAGTCAATTGGTTCAACGCTAGCCATAATTTGTTGCATTAATCCTTGTTTATAAGATGAAAATTGTGATTCCCAACCGTGTTTTGGATCTTGATCCATTGGTAATACAATTATGTGATCATCAATAACAGCCATGAAGTTTCCGAGCTTTTGGTCGATCGAATTATAGGCTGAACTCCAAATCTTAACATTGCTATCTGTTTGATAGTCTAACTGTAGATAGTTGCCTGTATGTTGCAGCATCGTAATACGAGGGTTCTTAACGCCTTGAACAGTTGTGCCATCAGCTTGTTCAAATGATTGATAGCCACTCTTGCATGGATGCCATTTAGCACTTTGAATATGAAGTAGATTACCTAGCTTTCTGTCTAGTAAAACCTGGATACTTTCACCGTCAAGTAGAACTGTATTTTTAGTGATTAGATTAGTGATTTGTTCATTTGAAAGGTTGCGTAATAATTGACCAGCAATTGCAATAGTTTGATTTTCAATTGCAAGGTCATTTTGAACGGGAAGAATAGTTGTCGCAAAACCGAAACTTGCTAATAAGCTAGCCCAATTCTTTTCATGTGGAAGTAGCTCTTCTGGTTCTTTTCCAAAAGTTGTGTGAGCAGTATAAGCAGAGTCTTGATCTACTAAAACTTTAATACCACGTAATTTTTGCATATTAAGGCGATGGCTAGCTAGGGCAGAGGCAAAAGGCTTAATGTCAGCTAACATTTTGTCATAGCCCCAATCTTCATTTACGCCATTGCCCATCATGTCAAAGATATTAAGCATAATGCCTTTGGCTCCGAGGAGTGCTGTGGTAATAATTTGAAATGCGATAAAGGTATTAGATTTTACTTGCGGGGTCCACATTGAATTTTCCAATTCTGGGTAAAGCTCAGCCCGAGGTCCTAAGAAGGCAGCCGTAGTTCGACTATATTCTTCAAATTTACGACCATAAATTAAAGGAGCAACTTCGTTATAGGACGGTAAGTGTGGACGTGCTACGCGAGGATGTCCAGGACCTGCTTGGGCGTCAAATAAACTAGGCCAGTCTCTACCTTCAATAGCATGCCAATCAGGAAACGAAGTCATTTGTCCTAAATCAGTATTAGGGCTCACTTTGTGAACTGCTTGTTCAATTAAGTGTTCGTTTTCGATCATTTCCTTACGTGCTTGATCAAGATAAATTTTTCGTTCAATAGTAGGTTCGCCAGGCTTAAGCATATTTTTAACAAATCCTGCACGGCTTTCTGTTTTACCCAATTTTTCTTGATATAGCTTCATATGGTAGTCACAAAAACACATTAACTTTAATGGAGTATGGTTATAGTGCCGAAAGTCATCTTCCATCCATAAACGACGTGGATGAATCGAAGCATATTGAGCATACCTATCAGCTAAATACTTACGCCAAGTTGGATCTGCGGGACAAGCCATATCTTTAGCTTGATTGCCATTAATATCGACAAAAGTATTAAAGCCAATCTCAGGATTAACGCTAAATCCGCGATCGGAGTGCATAATAGTTGTCCATGGATTTAGACTCGTAGTAACATCAAGCTTAGCTAATTGCTTTTGTAGGGGGATAATCGCATCAAGCCAGACTTGTGTTTCTTCCTTAGTTAGATGACTGTGGTTTAATTCTTCGCCATTAATAATAAAAGCCACGTCATCAATTTTGGCTTTTTGTACAAAATCTAAAAGTTTTCTATCTTTTTCAGGCGTATTAGTACGTGGATCGAAAACATAACGTAAAGTATAAATGTAGCTCATAATAAATCCTCAATATTCTATACAATTAATATTCAAAAAAGTGTGTAACTTAGTATATTAAGTCACACACATATCTTAGCATATTTTGAAAACGGTTTCTATAATTTTATTTTGCGCCGTGAGTAGAATTAATTCGGCGAATATTTTGGTCTTTTTCAAGAGCTAGAATAATATCATTTTCGTCTTTTCTATTTCTAATTACTCCGTCGACATTAACAACAATATGTTCAGAAGTTACGTCAATAATTTTGATAGAAATTTGTTCAACTTCGTTTAAGGATAGTTCTTTTTTCAATTCATTAAGAATATCTGGATGATTATTAGCTTCAATTTGAACATTGAAACGAACATGAAGAATAATAAAGTTAATGAATGTATCATCGTGAAAAATAATTTGGATAATGAATAAAAAGACTGTGCTGACAATTCCGATGACATACATTCCAGCACCAACTGCCATACCGATTGCAGCAGTTGCCCAAACACCAGCTGCAGTAGTTAAACCAGAAATTTGTTCTCGTCTAACTAGGATTGTACCGGCACCAATAAAGGAAATCCCAGTTACAATTTGAGCCGCAATTCTTGATGGATCAAGCGAAATATCATGTAACGATAATAGGTCAAAGAAACCATATTTAGAAACCAGCATAAATAGAGCAGAGGCGACAGCAACAACCATATGAGTTCTGATACCTGCACTTTTTCTTTGAGTGGCACGTTCATAGCCGATTGCTGTTCCACAAAGAGCGGCAACTAAAATTCGTAGTAACCA is a window encoding:
- a CDS encoding Mbeg1-like protein, producing the protein MGKILDYVRWRGDLTLDREPFNSLDAGLFAAFAYLPFDSSVKGHTLEAATKRLIQKKTLIHSDKLEAELVNLSDRYKNMRFLDWSHLSQKKPPVQFTAMTIELDSETILVAYRGTDGSMVGLNEDVDMSYQPEIFGQSVAADYLDKMAQAYPDKKIYTVGHSKGGNFAAYALYAASPSLQDRVIKAYSFDGPGFMKEMYNQIEFQRVIPKMMTYVPEGSIFGMMLDHPERVIVVKSRMKHLMKQHNPLHWEVARNSFVMAPGLSNASRIIRSTFISWNTKIPREKREAFWLAFFTALESQKITEASQLTTNKIRGAIQFSHAYLALDPDARLIANEIISDITATARQYINLPFLSHNEHLEPLGNDSSKGPIVDDSYDGS
- the dnaB gene encoding replicative DNA helicase; translated protein: MDNVVSQQIPHDSEAEKAVLGAVFLDPEAIIDASDILQPDDFYEHANRIVFQAMLNISDREEVIDPVTLQDELKKNNQVDDIGGIAYVTELSMATPTAAHVTYYAKIVKRKAILRNLISTSQRIIQNAIEGSDDVTDILDDAESQIMGVSQDNASGGFKSIHDVLNTTMEEINSIPDDGNTVTGLPSGFSELDKMTTGFHDDELIILAARPGVGKTAFALNVAQFVGLKTDKTVAMFSLEMGAEQLVQRMLASEGLIDSQHLRTGQLTDEEWRKLVVAAGSLDNTSIYIDDTPGIKMSEIRAKARRLAKEKGNLGLIVIDYLQLIEGPRSESRQQEVSAISRQLKKLAKELHIPVIALSQLSRSVEQRQDKRPVLSDIRESGSIEQDADIVAFLYRDDYYRDERDEDDEGEVEAEEDNGEVEVIIEKNRSGTRGTVKLMFSKPYNRFSNLDYTHNEA
- a CDS encoding MgtC/SapB family protein, which produces MVSLTSLSTELDWLLRILVAALCGTAIGYERATQRKSAGIRTHMVVAVASALFMLVSKYGFFDLLSLHDISLDPSRIAAQIVTGISFIGAGTILVRREQISGLTTAAGVWATAAIGMAVGAGMYVIGIVSTVFLFIIQIIFHDDTFINFIILHVRFNVQIEANNHPDILNELKKELSLNEVEQISIKIIDVTSEHIVVNVDGVIRNRKDENDIILALEKDQNIRRINSTHGAK
- the rplI gene encoding 50S ribosomal protein L9, coding for MKVIFIKDMKGKGKRGEVKNVPDGYAQNFLIKNGYAKEATSSNLNTLKRVQKAEKDAYEAEKAAAEDIKQKLEDDKTIVNFKSKAGTDSRLFGSISGKKIVEGLEKQYGIKVDKRKLELPEPIKSLGYTNVPVKLFKGVEAVIRVHIMEQD
- a CDS encoding ROK family protein codes for the protein MVENKYVGSIEAGGTKFILAVQDTESGEVVAKKRIPTTDAKETLAKSIEFFKEHPVSALGIGTFGPIDINPNSRTFGYILDTPKRGWSGTNVKGTFEKELDIPVVMTTDVNASCYGEYIARGRDNSKTYFYVTIGTGIGAGAVQAGKFIGLNNHPEMGHMLVTPYPGDNYTGKCPFHGNKCVEGMAAGPSLEGRTGIPGEKLPRDHKVFTYVSYYVAQLLFNAYMTMRPDVMVVGGSVLNDQDLVQVRGFFKEFNNNYVATPDVDELIVRPAVADNGSATLGDFELAKEALKNK
- a CDS encoding DHH family phosphoesterase, with product MKGFLRKLELPEFVKDTRLTASLVIVLVLSLLGAIIGMLISPLFGLAMVLLFILTVIFAVYGIYVLAGNTNNYAANLSYRIKRGEQEAMIKMPLGIMLYDKDRQIQWINPYLQMYLHDKDIIGSSISSVDKELAKYIDDAIKSNSKQNKIIKWGDRKFEMVVQDDLGVVYLLDITRYANIEEKYKQERLAIGLIFIDNYDELSQAMGDQNLTNMSSYVQTTLSKYAGQFNSYLKRIDEDHFILLTHMHDLAKMEDNKFSILDKVRTESSRKNMPLTLSIGIAFGSESLNEIADQAQSNLDLALGRGGDQVVVKQSGHEARFYGGKSNPMEKRTRVRARMVSQALVELFKGVDHVFVQGHRNPDLDAIGSAIGIVKIARIHGVKASVVLDVDHVNYDVGRLIAKMQAAGIDKDVFISPKDALEAATDESLLVLTDHSKYSITYDPELYKRLKNRLIIIDHHRRGEEFPENPMLVYIEPYASSTCELVTEMIEYQPQGGEGVLTDLEASAMLAGITVDSKEFSLRTGTRTFDAASYLRSIGADTQVVSELLKENIDNYLQRSHLVSTIDMIEPNMALLMGEDNKIYDPIITAQAADTALSLEHVDASFALTRRSKDVIGISARSMGNVNVQVIMEKLGGGGHLSNAATQIKGVTVEEAKDKLLAAINEYLKENE